Part of the Pedobacter roseus genome is shown below.
GATACCAATTAAACCATAAATCCAATTGATGGCGTTTTTTAAGATTACGACAAAGACAATAGCAATCATAAAAATGGTAGCCAGCTCACGCCACAATCTCAACTGAAAGCTTGTTAGCTTATATTGATTGTTTTTAAGCTGTTTAACGATATTTTGGCAGATAAAATGATAGATAAGTAAACCAACAACAAAACCCAGCTTTACCCACATCCAATCAGCCTGAAGCAAGTCTGGATTTAAAGTAAGCATAGATGCACCCGCCAAAACGGAAATAATCATTGCGGGGGTAGCAATAATCTTCCATAATGTAGCCTCCATTTTAACAAACTGTTTTTGGAGAATACTTTTTTCGGGCTCAGGTTTATCGTTAGCTTCCGTGTGGTAGATAAAAAGACTTAAAATATAAAATAAACCGGCCATCCAGCTAATTACAAACACAATGTGCACAGCTTTAAAATATTGGTAAAATGGCAATAAGGTTTCTATCATTGTTTTATTTTATTCAAAATATAGGCCTCTATCCAATTAGGGATATTTAAAAACTCAAGATTTAAAATTCCGTTCTTAATATTTCCAACATACATATGTTTACCCATTGAATTATCCCAAAGATAAGTTTCGTCAACCTTTTTTAACATATCTATAAGTAAATCCATTGTAAGAAAATAGCGTTTCTCAATCTTATCCTCACCAACAACATGGCCACCTTTTTTTACCCTATCTTTTACCCGCTCTAAATTTATTATTGGCGTTTCTGTTCCAATAAAATATAAATAAACCTTGTAGTCATTTTGGTGGGCAAATTCGATTAATTCTAACTTTGACGGATGAGAAAAAACTGTTTCAAAAGAAAATGATTTTTTAGACTTGATTAATTTATGGCGGATAAAGTCAGCTATTATTGCAAAATGATAAGAGTTATAATCAGAGATATTATGCTCTCCCTTTACAATAACATTCTCTTTTAAAACTAAATTCCAACTTTTTACTGAAAAGCCAGCCTTATTATATAATCCATTTGATATAGTGAATTTTTCAAATTCGGCTTGTGAACAATTAATATCAAAGTCAGAAAGATTTAAAAAATTATTTCTCTTAAAGTCTGATTCTAAATTATCAGCATTTACAAAAAGTTTAGTAGAGAAATAAATTGGCTTAATTGAGTTATAAATCGTTGTCTTCCCAGAACCATTTGGTCCTGCAAAAATTCTTAACTTAGGCTTAATTGCCATTATTAAAAAAGTTTAATCCTTTTTTTTTCAACTCTTTTTTTTGCAAAATTTCCAGAAGAAATTTTTACAGTATCTCCATTATTATAAGTTCTATAAACGCCATCAGCCCTTACCTCTGTTCTTCCCAAATCCATAGCATCAACCACACGAAGAACATCATCCATCGTTTTACTTATGGCCTTAATTACTTGTTTTATCGGTAATTTATCTTCGTCGCTTAATGATTTAACTGTCATGAATGATAAAATAATTTAAGCTAATATACGTAAAATGAATAGAATTAGGCCATTAATACCTAAACTCCTTCACCACCTCAATGGCATACTTCACGTTATCGAAAGGAATATCAGGCATAATACCATGACCTAAATTGAAGATAAATCCATCGGTACCACGCATGCGCTCGAACAATTTATGGATCTGTGTTTTAATCACCGCTTTATCGGCATATAAAATATGTGGATCTAAATTCCCCTGTACAGCAATGCCAGCTGGCAAGGCATTTTTAATGTTCAATAAATCAGCATTCCAGTCAACCGAAATTACGTCTGGTTTCGCTTCTGCCATAATCGGCGCAAAAACCGAACTTCCTTTACAGAATGAAATCACCGGAATATCTTTTCTGTTGAGGTTGGCAATAATTTCCTGAATATAAAGGTGCGAAAACTCCTGATAATCATTCCACGATAAAGCAAGCGCCCAACTATCGAAAATTTGAACCGCATTAACACCGGCAGCAATCTGAAGGTTCAGATAATCGGCTGTTACCTTTGCAATTTTAGCCAAAAGTTTGTGTGCCAATTCTGGCTGGTTATGTATAAAGAGTTTGGTTAATTTGAAATCTTTAGAAGATCCGCCTTCAATTAAATAACTCATTACCGTAAAAGGAGCACCTGCAAAACCGATCAAAGGAATATTTCCATTTAAACGTTGTTGGATCACTTTTATCGCATCAGCTACATATTGTAACTCATCTAAACAATCAACATTCAGGTTTTCAATATCCTGGGCTGTACGTACAGGATTTGCAAATTTAGGACCAACGCCTTGAGTGAAACTCAAATCTCCACCCATGGCCTCACCGGTTACCAGAATATCACAGAATAAAATCGCCGCATCTATATCCAGCAAATCAACAGGCAACATCGTTACATCAGCTGCAATCTCAGGAGTTTTGCACATCTCTAAAAAAGAGTATTTGTTTTTAATTTCCCAATATTGTGGCATAAAACGGCCTGCCTGACGCATCATCCACACTGGTGGGCGTTCTGTTTGTTTTGAAAATGCTGCGTCTAAAAATAGGTTATTCTTCATGATCTGTATTTGGTATCGCGTTATCGTCACCCTAAATTTAGTTCAGGGCCTAACTAATGAAAGTTGCTGGAACAAGTTCAGCATGACGGATAGGCTAAATTTTAATTTTGCAAAGGTATAAATAAAAAAAAAACGAAGTACCTTTTTATCAAAAACTGGTGCTTCGTTTATTCAAAATGACAATAGTCCTATTATATTTTGCTTATTTCTTTTTCAATTTTTACGATAATATCTTTTGATCGTTGTGTTTCAGCAAGTTCCTTTGCCAGTTTGGTATAAGCTTCTGCCCTTTCCCTGTCTTTTTTCCGCAAAGCGAGGTTAGCCAAATGGATCAGCACATACGATTTTTCATTCTTACCCCCTACCGGAAAACGGCTGGCCAACTGAAAATGATATTCGGCTTTATCGTAATCATGTTCTTTCAAAGCCATATTGCCTTGCATAAATTCGTAATAACCCCTCCGGCTTTTTGCCAAACGCTCTGGTTTTGCTACCTCGGCCAATAAGGCCCTGGTTTTACCAAATTCGTTATTTTTGAAATGCTTCGATGCCATTAACACCGAACTATGCTTAAAATGGCTCCAAACAACAAAGGCAAATAACACACCCGAAACGGCAGCCAACTGATATTGATTGTAAAAAACACAAACCAATCCAGCCAGCACAAAAACTGCCATTAAAGCATACCTGCCTTTATTATTGTACATTAATGACTATCGGTAAATTTATAACCTACTCCACGGATAGAGTGGAAATAAACCGGATTTTTTTGATCTGGTTCGAAATATTTACGGAATGTTAAAATGAAATTATCAATCGTTCTGGTTGATGGATAAACATCATAATTCCAAACGGTCTCTAAAATCTGCTCTCTTGAAACGGCATCGTTTTTACGCTCGATTAACAGTTTCAGCAGCATCGTTTCCTTTTTGGTTAACGGTGTGATGGTACCATCATCATGTTTTAATTCGAAAGAGTTAAAGTAGATTGTTTTATCACCTATTTTATAAGAATTTAACTCTTTTAAATCATCAGATTTTAAACTGCGTTTAACCAAAATACCTACGCGAAGAATTAATTCTTCCAGATTGAATGGTTTAACCAAGTAATCGTCAGCTCCTTTTTTCAAACCTAAAACACGGTCTTCTGAAGTGTTTTTAGCTGTTAAAAACATAATCGGAACTTCTGCATTCTCTAAACGGATTGTTTCGCAAACCTGGAAACCATCCATTTCAGGCAACATTACATCTAAAATGATTAGATTAAAGCGTTCTTCTTTAAAAATTTTAAGAGCGGTTTTACCGTCTTTAACGGCGTGAACTTTATAACCCTCAAGTTCGAGGTTTAATTTGATAGCATCTAACAAGTGATCCTCGTCTTCTACCAATAGAATTCTTAATTTTTGTGACATAATTGAGATTAACTAAATGTTACTTCAAAAATACTTCCTTGGGGCAGATTGTCTTTTACTGTAATATCTGCATCATGGTATTGTAAAACCTCTTTCACAATAAACAAGCCTAAACCTGTTCCTTTCGCTTTTCTGACATTCTCGTTACCAACGCGGTAAAACTTATCAAATATCAACATTTTTTCGGCATCTGAAATACCCGGCCCTTTATCTATTACACTTAAGTGAATATGTCCATCTATCTTATTTAAATGCACATTTATCTCGTCACATGGACTAGAATACTTTACCGCATTCTCAATTAAATTGGTTACCACTGACGATAAGGCAAATTTGTCACCCATAATCTGCAAATTTGGCTGAATTTGGGCACTTATCAGTTGTTCGTTGCCACAAGAGTGAACCTGCAACCGATCTGTAATTTTATACACCAGTTCTGAAAAATTAAATTCCTCTTTCGGAAAAGTGTACGAACGGTTTTCAATCTTGGTTGCCAACAGCATATTTTCGACCAGATCGTCTAAACGTTCAATGTCTTTTAGCGAATTGTTAAGCAGTGAAACCTGGCGTGCTTTATCCAGATCTCTTTTAACAATGGTTTGGATAGAAAGTTTGATTGCTGCTAAAGGAGATTTTAGCTCATGGGTGATCGACATGAGGAAATTTTGCTGTTGTTCTCGTAATTTATCTTCGCGTTTTAAGGATTGATGGAGAAAATAGCCACCGATACAAAGCAAAAACAAAAATACCGATCCCTCTCCCATAATCATCGTCATACGGCTGGGTTGCAAACGCACCACCAAAGTACCCCAGGAAATGAGCTGAACAAGTGCGTAAAGCAATAATGCGTAAAATATGATAATTGATTTTTTCATTCGTCGATTTTTACTTCGGGTTGAGATTGGATGATTACACAGATTATTTTTCCTGTTCGTCATTGCGAAAAGGCTTTTCAGCCGACGAAGCAATGACAATCTTTCTAATGAAACTTATTTTTTAAACACCAAATCTAATGCTTCAAAAATAGCTCTCTTTGCTTTCTCCAATTCGATTTTCGTATGTGCTGAAGATACGAAACCAACTTCATATCCCGATGGGCCTAAATAAATTCCTCTATTTAATAACTCACGGTGCATCACTTTGAATTTTTCCATGCTACTGGCGTCAATATCATCTGCCGATTGGATTTTATCTTTATCGGTAAAAGCAAACCAGAAAATAGACCCGATGGTAAATACTTTAAATTTATAATTACGTGCCGTTGCAAAACGTTGAATGCTCGCTACAAATTCCTGTGCCTTATTATTCAAATCTTTATAAAAACCAGATTTATTCAATTCGGTTAAAGTTGCAATACCTGCTGCCATGGCTACTGGATTTCCTGACAAGGTTCCGGCCTGGTACACCCCACCATCAGGAGAGATGTGTGCCATAATTTCAGCACGCGCACCGTACATGCCTACAGGTAAACCACCACCGATGATTTTTCCATAAGTAACAATATCTGGTGTGATACCATAGTGGGCAGCAGCACCTTCAAAACCAACCCTGAAGCCGGTAATTACTTCATCAAAAATTAAAAGTGAGCCATTATCCGTACAGATTTTACGCAAGAAGTGGATATACTCTTCATCCTGCATAATTAAACCGTTGTTTGCAGGGATCCCTTCGATAATTACCGCGGCAATTTGATCTTTAAACTGGGCAAAAGCCTGTTCAATAGCTATTTTATCATTTAAAGGTACCACGATGGTTTCTTCAGCAAAAGATTTTGGTACACCTGCTGAAGAGGTTTCGCCAAAAGTAACCAAACCAGAACCTGCTTTAACCAAAAGTGAATCACTATGACCATGATAACAGCCTTCGAATTTTAAAATTTTATCGCGACTGGTAAAACCTCTGGCCAAACGAATAGCCGACATTACGGCTTCAGTACCGGAGCTAGTAAAACGGATTTTTTCTACAAAACGGTTGTTTTTGATAATCAGCTCTGCCAATTCATTTTCCAATGCAGTTGGTGCACCAAAGCTCATGCCGTTCTGCATTACTTCGGTTACTTTTTCGCGAATTTTAGGGTTATTATGACCTAAAATTAATGGCCCCCAGCTACCACAGAAATCGATGAACTGATTACCATCTGCATCCCAGATATAACAACCATCCCCTTTTTCAATAAAAAGTGGTGTACCATAAACCGATTTAAAAGCCCTTACCGGAGAGTTTACCCCACCCGGGAAATACGTTTTCGATTTTTCGTAAAGCTCGGCAGATTTTACCCTCGAAATATCAGGTTTACTTCCCGTGTTTACCGGAATATCTGCTTCGTTACCTGAAAACATTTTTTTTAATGAATCTAACATCTTTTTAAGGTTGAAGGCTGAAAGGTAGAAGGTAGAAAGCTCTGGGCGTATAACCCATAACCAACAAACCATCAACTTTTCACCTCATTATATTTTGTAGGATTTAGAACGAATTGTTAAGGTATAGATTGTGGGCGTGTAAACCCTCAACCTTAAAGCCTCTACCTTCCACCTTAAATCCAGTCGTTATTTAAAATATCTTTAATGTGGTAAGTGGTAATAATGCTTGCGCCTGCACGGGCAAAGGCATGCATGGTTTCCATTACTATTTTTTGCTCATCTATCCAACCCCGTTCGGCGGCTGCTTTAACCATCGAGTATTCGCCGGATACATTATAAACCGCAATCGGCAAATTGGTATCCTGTTTTAACCTTTGGATAATATCCAGATAGGCTAATCCTGGTTTCACCATTAATACATCAGCACCTTCCTGTTCATCCAAAGCGGCTTCACGCAAAGCTTCTAACGGGTTTCTGAAATCCATCTGATAGGCTTTTCTATCACCCTTACTAGGTGCGCAATCTGCAGCCTCTCTAAAAGGCCCATAATAGGCAGAAGCAAATTTTGTAGCATGGCTCATGATGGCCGCATTTACAAAACCATTTTCATCTAACAGGTTACGCATGGCTTCAATCCTTCCGTCCATCATATCAGATGGAGCAAACATATCAGCACCAGCCTCTGCATGTGTTAAAGCCATTTTGGCAATTACCTCAACCGTTTTATCGTTTTGTACGTAATCGTTTTCTAAAATACCGCAATGCCCATGAGTGGTGTAAGAACAAACACAAACATCAGTAATTACGTATAAATCGTCGCCGAATTGTTTTTTTAACTCACGCAACGCCGTTGGTACTAAGGAATGATCGTGGTAAGCAGATTTAGCATCTTCTGATTTTTCGTCACCAACCCCAAAAAGCATGATTTTGTTGAGCCCTTTTTTCATTCCAGATTCCACATCTTTCACCAGGGTATCAACCGAATAATGGTTTACGCCTGGCATAGCATCAATGGCATGGGTAACGTTGCTGCCTGGTACTATAAAATAAGGGTACACAAACATATCTTTCGATAACCGGGTTTCGGCTACCATCTCTCTCACTAACGGATTTTTCCGTAATCTACGCGGACGATTTAACATATTAATTGTATCAAGTATTTAGTATTGAGGCTAATCAAGATTTTAGTATCGAGTATCAAGGCAGGAGCATTTTTAATCCTAAATCCTCTACCTTTCTACCTTATTTCTATTCCAAAAACCGCTTCGGCCAATCCAATTTCATCTGGCGAGTATGGCAACGCATATTTCACACCCATTTCATCAAATTTCTTACCCGTAGAATTTCCAATTGCAATTACCTGCTGACCGGGCTCTAATAAATTATCGGCGAAATAAGCATCAACATTTGATGGACTGGTAAAAATCAGCACATCGGCATAACTCTGATCGATATCTTCTTCAATAACAGTTTCGTAAATCGGCAGATCGATTATTTTAGCATCAGCTGGTAACGATTTTTGGATAGACTGCAAAGAATCCTGCGCTCTTGGGAACAATATCTGCTGACCGCTAACCAATTTTGCAAAATCTTCAGCTACTTCTGTAATATCACCACTTGTACCAACGAAATCGGCAAAATGGCCAAATTTACGCAAGGCATCTTCTGATCCTCTTCCCACCACACCAAATTTTGTTTTCTTTGGCAATACCGG
Proteins encoded:
- a CDS encoding CopD family protein — encoded protein: MIETLLPFYQYFKAVHIVFVISWMAGLFYILSLFIYHTEANDKPEPEKSILQKQFVKMEATLWKIIATPAMIISVLAGASMLTLNPDLLQADWMWVKLGFVVGLLIYHFICQNIVKQLKNNQYKLTSFQLRLWRELATIFMIAIVFVVILKNAINWIYGLIGIMGVAMAIMIAVKLYKNYRLRK
- the hemE gene encoding uroporphyrinogen decarboxylase, producing MKNNLFLDAAFSKQTERPPVWMMRQAGRFMPQYWEIKNKYSFLEMCKTPEIAADVTMLPVDLLDIDAAILFCDILVTGEAMGGDLSFTQGVGPKFANPVRTAQDIENLNVDCLDELQYVADAIKVIQQRLNGNIPLIGFAGAPFTVMSYLIEGGSSKDFKLTKLFIHNQPELAHKLLAKIAKVTADYLNLQIAAGVNAVQIFDSWALALSWNDYQEFSHLYIQEIIANLNRKDIPVISFCKGSSVFAPIMAEAKPDVISVDWNADLLNIKNALPAGIAVQGNLDPHILYADKAVIKTQIHKLFERMRGTDGFIFNLGHGIMPDIPFDNVKYAIEVVKEFRY
- a CDS encoding response regulator transcription factor, whose protein sequence is MSQKLRILLVEDEDHLLDAIKLNLELEGYKVHAVKDGKTALKIFKEERFNLIILDVMLPEMDGFQVCETIRLENAEVPIMFLTAKNTSEDRVLGLKKGADDYLVKPFNLEELILRVGILVKRSLKSDDLKELNSYKIGDKTIYFNSFELKHDDGTITPLTKKETMLLKLLIERKNDAVSREQILETVWNYDVYPSTRTIDNFILTFRKYFEPDQKNPVYFHSIRGVGYKFTDSH
- a CDS encoding sensor histidine kinase encodes the protein MKKSIIIFYALLLYALVQLISWGTLVVRLQPSRMTMIMGEGSVFLFLLCIGGYFLHQSLKREDKLREQQQNFLMSITHELKSPLAAIKLSIQTIVKRDLDKARQVSLLNNSLKDIERLDDLVENMLLATKIENRSYTFPKEEFNFSELVYKITDRLQVHSCGNEQLISAQIQPNLQIMGDKFALSSVVTNLIENAVKYSSPCDEINVHLNKIDGHIHLSVIDKGPGISDAEKMLIFDKFYRVGNENVRKAKGTGLGLFIVKEVLQYHDADITVKDNLPQGSIFEVTFS
- the hemL gene encoding glutamate-1-semialdehyde 2,1-aminomutase, with protein sequence MLDSLKKMFSGNEADIPVNTGSKPDISRVKSAELYEKSKTYFPGGVNSPVRAFKSVYGTPLFIEKGDGCYIWDADGNQFIDFCGSWGPLILGHNNPKIREKVTEVMQNGMSFGAPTALENELAELIIKNNRFVEKIRFTSSGTEAVMSAIRLARGFTSRDKILKFEGCYHGHSDSLLVKAGSGLVTFGETSSAGVPKSFAEETIVVPLNDKIAIEQAFAQFKDQIAAVIIEGIPANNGLIMQDEEYIHFLRKICTDNGSLLIFDEVITGFRVGFEGAAAHYGITPDIVTYGKIIGGGLPVGMYGARAEIMAHISPDGGVYQAGTLSGNPVAMAAGIATLTELNKSGFYKDLNNKAQEFVASIQRFATARNYKFKVFTIGSIFWFAFTDKDKIQSADDIDASSMEKFKVMHRELLNRGIYLGPSGYEVGFVSSAHTKIELEKAKRAIFEALDLVFKK
- the hemB gene encoding porphobilinogen synthase yields the protein MVAETRLSKDMFVYPYFIVPGSNVTHAIDAMPGVNHYSVDTLVKDVESGMKKGLNKIMLFGVGDEKSEDAKSAYHDHSLVPTALRELKKQFGDDLYVITDVCVCSYTTHGHCGILENDYVQNDKTVEVIAKMALTHAEAGADMFAPSDMMDGRIEAMRNLLDENGFVNAAIMSHATKFASAYYGPFREAADCAPSKGDRKAYQMDFRNPLEALREAALDEQEGADVLMVKPGLAYLDIIQRLKQDTNLPIAVYNVSGEYSMVKAAAERGWIDEQKIVMETMHAFARAGASIITTYHIKDILNNDWI